The DNA segment CGACCCCGCAGCGGGGCGGTGCCTTCGCCCACACCAGCGTCGGCGCGGCCGTGCACACCGCGCTGGCGCGGTGGTGGGACCAGCCGCTGGAGCGGCGCACCCCCGAGCGCGCGGCGCAGCTGGTGACCGAGGCGTGGGGCGCCTGGCCGACCCCCGCCAGCGGCGGCTTCCGCGACGCGGAGCAGTCGCAGGCGCAGCGGCTGCGCGCCGAGGCCGGGGTGGCCGCGTACGCCGCGCGGCTCGACCCCCGGGCCGAGCCCGTGGGCGTGGAGCGCACGGTCGGCACCCCGACCGCCGCCCTGGCGTTCTCTGGGCGGGTGGACCGGATCGACCGGCGGCCGCGCCCGGAGGGGGACGGCGACGAGCCGGTGGTGGTCGACTACAAGCTCGGCCGGAGGGTGCCCGACGACGACGACGCGCGCTCGTCCCTCGCGCTCGGCCTCTACGCCCTGGCCACCGGGCGGACGCTGCGGACCCGGTGCCGCCGCGTGGAGCTGCACCACGTGCCCTCCGGCACCGTGGCGGCGGCGGAGCACACGAGCACCTCCCTGGAGCGGGTGGTGCGGCGGGCGGAGTCGATCGCGTCCGACGCCGTGCGCGCCGAGGCGGCGCTGGCCGCGGGCGCCGACCCCGACGAGGCGTTCCCGACCGCGCCGTCAGCGCTGTGCGCGTGGTGCGACTTCCGCCCGTCGTGCCCCACCGGGCAGCGGACCGCCCCGGCCGCCGAGCCCTGGGCCGCCCTCGACCCCGCCTGACCCCGCTCCGCCTCGACGATCACGCCTCTGCGCGTCACGTCCAGCTCGCGGGACTGCGCTGCCGGGTGCCTCCTGATCGTCGAGCCTCACGGCTGACCGAGGTCACCACCGGGAGTGACCCCGGTCAGTCCTGGAGACCCCCTCCTGCGGCAACGCGTCTCCAGGTGACCGCGGTCACCTGGAGACGCCGTACGAGCCAGCCCCCCGCTCCTGCGGTGCTGCAGCCCTGGCGCAACCACGGTGGTGACGCTCAGGCGCAGGATCGCCGCGAGAGAGGTGGCCGGCGACGTGGGGGAGGTGGTGTGGCGCTCAGGTGGTCGACCGTGGCGGAGGGAGGGTCACGAGGCCTCGGCGAGGCGCTGCACGGCGCGCTTGCGGTGCTCGGACTGCTCCACCCCGGGCACCTTGCCGGCCGAGCGCACCAGCGCGATGCGCAGGCCGCGCAGCGCTGCGGTGGTGGCCGCCTCCACGGACGGGCCGGTCCCGGGGACCTCGGGCAGCGCGTACATGCGCCGCGCCCAGCCGGGCAGCGACGCCACGGCCGTGCTGGCCACCCCGAACCACACCGGAGCCACCGGCGTGGTGAGGAGCGTCTTCGCCTCCATCGGAGGGGCCACCACGTACGTGGCGGCCTCGCGCGCCTCGCGGGTGACCCGCAGGTGCGGGCGGACCTCGTCGAAGTAGGCGGCCAGGTCGGACCGGCTCGCGGGCACCACCTCCGGGCGCACGCCCACGAGCTCGGCGGACACCACCTGCTCGGCCACGTACCTGTCGGCCGTGGCGTCGCTGAGCGCCTCCCTCGGGGGCCGGCTGCGCGAGACGACGTCGAGGATGCTGTCGACCAGCGCGCAGTGGATGTAGAGCAGCAGGTCCTCGTCGTCGGCGCGGTACTCCAGGCCGGTCTCCGGGTCCACACCGCTGATGCGCGCGTGGATGGCCCGCACCCGCGCCGCGGCGCGGTGGGCCGTGCGCGTGCTGCCGAAGGTCGTGGCGTCGACGTACTCGCCGGTGCGGTGCAGCCGCTGCCAGGTCTCCTGCTTGAACGTCGAGTGCTTGGCCACCACGTGCATCGCGAGCGGGTGGAGCGCCTGCAGCACCAGGGCCCGCAGTCCCGCGGGCCCGATCATCGGGTCGGTGTGCAGCTCCCACGTGGCGCTGGACGGGCCGAACAGGCCGTCGTCGTCGTCGCGGTCACCGCGCTGGTCGTCCACCGACCCATCCTCACCCCGCGCGCGCCGGGAGGCCCGGCGAGGCGCTGACGCCCGGCAGCTCCACCACGCGGGCGAGCACGGTGCCGTCGGGCTCCACGCGGCTGGCCAGCACCGGCTGCGGCGCCGTCGCCGGGCCGTGCACCGCCGACCCGTCCGAGAGCCGGAAGGTGCTGCCGTGCCACGGGCAGACCAGGCAGTCCTCCCCGCGCTCGCGCACGACCTGCCCGCCGGACAGCGACGCCGCCAGGTGGCTGCAGGAGTCGGCGAGCACCGTGACGCCGGTGCGGGTGCGGACGACGACGACGGGCACGTCGCCCAGCTGCGCCTTCGTGGGGGCGTCGACCTCGAGGTCGTCCCAGGCGGCCACGCGGTACCAGCCCTCGGGCGCCACGTGGGGCACGTGCTCGGCGTGGGAGGCGCCCGCGGCCCACCGGTAGGCGAGGTGCCCGCCGAGCGCCGCACCCGCTGTCGCCGTCGTCAGCGCCGCCAGCGACCACAGGCGCCCGCTGGTGCGCCGCCCGCGCCAGCGCTGCACCAGCGACAGCGCCACCATCGCCGTGGCGGCGTAGTTGCCCGCCGCGTGGACCAGGCCGAGGCGCTGCTGGTCCTCGTGGAGGTCGGACCAGTCGGTCCAGCCGGAGGCGATGGTCGGCAGCGCCGCGGCCAGGCCGGTGGCCGCCAGGGTGGTGGAGGCGGCCTCAGCGCCCTCTTCGAGGTCGTCGGGCACCAGGCCGGTGAGCGTGAGGGCGTCGACGAGCGCGGAGCTGGTCCAGGTGCCCACCACCGCCTGGGCGAGGATCGGGTGCAGCGGGTGCCCGATGGGCGTGCCGTGCAGCAGGTCCGCGAGCCACCGCGGCTCGACGCGGTGCACGAGGTCGCGCAGGGGAGAGGCCAGCGGGTCGAGCCACGCCCAGTGCACGGGCGCGTCGAGGACGCGCAGCAGGAGCGGACGCGGGGAGACCGCCGACGGGCCGGGGCCGGCGTCGGGGGTGTCGGCGGGCTGGTGCTCGACCATGCGGACCACCCTCGTCCCGCTCACGCAGGCCCGCGAACCGATCACGGGCAGTGATCTCCGCAGGTGGAGATCACGCAACCGGGCGCCCGGCTGCGGTCCCGAGCGGTGTCGGAACCGCGACCGGGCGCCCGGCTGCGGAGGGTGTGGGTCAGGCGTCGGCCGGTGCGCTCTCGGACGAGCCCTCGCCGGCGCTCTCCGACGCACCCTCAGCGCCGGTCTCGCCGGAGGCCTGGCCGGCGCGACCGCGACCGCGGCCGCCGCGACGGCGGCGACGGCGGGGAGCGCCCTCGGCACCCTCACCGTCGGGACCCGTACCGCCGTCGCCGCCGGAGCGGTCGGGCAGGGCGATCTGGTCCAGGGTGGTCGGCTCGCCGCCCTCGGAGGTCACCAGCGAGGTGCCCTCCTCCGTCGTCGCAGCTGCCGCCGCACCGGACTGGTCGGCTCCGCTGCCACCGCGACGACGACGGCGGCGGGGACGCCCCTCGCCGGAGCCGTCCTGCGACTCCTCGGAGCCCTCGACGCGCTCGGGGCGCTCGGGGCGTGCGGGGCGCTCAGCGCGCTCGGTCCGCTCAGGGCGGTCCGAGCGCTCGCCACCGCGACCACGGCCGCCGTCGCGACCACCGTCACGACCGCCGCGTCCTCCGCGACCGCCGTCACGGCCACCCCGCTCGCCGTCGCGTCCGCCGTTGCGGCGGCCGGTCTCGCCGAGGTCCTCGAGCTCCTCCGCGTCCAGGCCGGCGCGGGTGCGCGCCGCACGCGGCAGGCGGCCCTTGGTGCCGGCGGGGATGCCCAGGTCCTCGTAGAGGTGGGGGGAGGTGGAGTAGGTCTCGACGGGCTCGGGGATGCCCAGGTCGAGGGTCCTGTCGATCATCGTCCAGCGGTGCAGGTCGTCCCAGTCGACGAACGTCACCGCGGTGCCCGTGGCGCCCGCGCGGCCGGTGCGGCCGATGCGGTGCAGGTAGGTCTTCTCGTCCTCGGGGCACTGGTAGTTCACGACGTGCGTGACGTCGCTGACGTCGATGCCGCGGGCGGCGACGTCGGTGGCGACCAGGACGTCGACCTTGCCGTTGCGGAACGCGCGCAGCGCCTGCTCGCGGGCGCCCTGGCCCAGGTCGCCGTGGAGCGGCGCGGCGGCGAACCCGCGCTCGACGAGGTCGTCGGCCACCTTGGCGGCGGTCCGCTTGGTGCGCGCGAAGACGATCGTCAGGCCGCGGCCGTCGGCCTGGAGGATGCGCGCGAGCACCTCGACCTTGTCCATGGCGTGCGCGCGGTAGATGTACTGGGTGGTGGCCTTGACCGTGGCGCCGTCGTCATCGGGGTCGGCGGCGCGGATGTGCGTCGGCTGGCTCATGTAGCGCCGGGCCATGGCGACCACGGGGCCGGGCATGGTGGCCGAGAAGAGCAGCGTCTGGCGGCCCGCGGGGGTCTGCGCCAGCAGCTTCTCGACGTCGGGCAGGAAGCCCAGGTCGAGCATCTCGTCGGCCTCGTCGAGGACGACGGCCCGGGCCGCGGCCAGGCTGAGGTGGCCCTGCTGCGCCAGGTCGAGCAGGCGGCCGGGGGTGCCGACGACCACCTCGACGCCGCGCTGCAGCGCCTCGACCTGCGGCTCGAAGGCGCGGCCGCCGTAGATGACGAGCACGCGGGCGGCGCGGTCGGTGGCGGCGCGCTCGAGGTCCCGGGCGACCTGCACGGCCAGCTCACGGGTGGGGACGACGACGAGCGCCTGCGGCTTCCCGGGCGCCTCGAGGGCGTCCCAGCCGTCCTCGCCAGGACCGGTCACGCGCTGGATGACGGGCACGCCGAAGCCGAGCGTCTTGCCGGTGCCGGTCTTGGCCTGGCCGATGATGTCGTGGCCCGCCAGCGCGACCGGCAGCGTCATCGCCTGGATCGGGAACGGGTGGGTGATGCCGGCCCGGTCCAGCGCGGCGACGATCTTGGGCTCGACGCCGTAGTCGGCGAAGGACTTCTGCGCCAGCACCTCGACGGTGGGCGTCTCGTCGTCACCGGCGAGGATCGCGTCCTCGGGGAGGGTCGAGCGGTCGGCGTCGCTGGCAGCGACCACCTCGACCTGCTCGCCGTCGACCGCGGTCTGGGCGTCGGTCGGCACAGCGGTCTGGCTGTCGGTCTGGTCGGTGCTGGTGTCGGGCACGCGTGGCCTCACGTCTCAGTGGCGGGAGCTCGTCGGGCGCCGGTCAGTGGTGACGGCGCGGCTCGGACGGCTCCGCGGCGGTTCGGCTGCCGATCGTGGCAGCGACCGGTCGACCGAGGTTGTCAAGCCCCATGCTACCGGCGCCCGCCGTCGGGGCGTCGTCCTAGTCTGATCGGCATGACGCCGCCCCGACTGAGCCGGAACTCCGACGGGCCTGGTGGGACCGCCGCGGGAGGTCGTGGCGGCGGCGCCCTGCAGGCCGAGGTCGACCTGCTGGGTGCCCTGGCCTACGGCGAGCTGACCGGCTTCCTGCGCCTGTCGGCCCACGCCGACAAGGCGCCGACGCTGGAGCAGACCGCCGAGGTGGGCGCGCTCGCCGTGGAGGAGTTCCGCCACTACACGCTGCTCGTCGAGCGGCTGCGCTCGCTGGGCGCGGACCCGCAGGCAGCGATGCGGCCGTTCGTGGCGGCCGTGGACGCCTACCACGAGCGCACCACCCCCAACGACTGGCTGGAGGGCCTGCTCAAGGCCTACGTGGGGGAGGGCATCGCCACCGACTTCTACCGGGAGGTGGCGGCGTTCGCCCCCGCACCCACCCGCGAGCTGGTGGAGAAGCTGCTCGACGAGACCAGCGGTGCGGAGTTCGTCGTGGGCGCGGTGCGCGAGGCCACCGAGCGCGACCCGCGCGTCGCCGGCCGCCTGGCCCTGTGGGGCCGCCGCCTGGTGGGAGAGGCCCTCAGCCAGGCGCAGCGCGTGGCCGCGGACCGGGACTCGCTCACGGTGCTGCTCGTGGAGGGCGGCGGGGCGGGGACGGACCTCGTGGCCATCGGCAAGATGTTCAACCGGCTCACGGAGAACCACGTGCGCCGCATGCTGCGCCTGGGCCTCACCGCCTGACCGGCGCACCGCGCCCCGCGCCGCGCGCCGGAGCGCTCTCCCGCCCTGACCGCGGGGGCCGCTCCAGCGCCAGCGCAGTGCCAGGTCTCGCGCCAGCGCGAGGGCCCCGAGGCCGGATCCGGCCTCCAGGACCTGCCAGTGCGTGCGGCCCGTGAGGCGCGCAGAGCTCGCGCCCACCCGCCGGCCTCGACGGGAGCGACCCGTCAGCGCTGGGCGGCGAGCCAGTCGGCGAAGGTCTGCCGGCCGAGGCGGGCCCAGGGGCCGGGCAGGGCGAGGCCGCGACGCAGCCCCGCGCCGAAAGCGCCGGGCAGCGGCACCTGCACCACGCGCGCCTCGCGGCCCTGGGCGCGCAGCCAGCGGCGCACGAGGTCGGCCATGACCTCCACCCGCGGACCCGCCAGGTCTCGCACCGCACCGCGCGGCTGCCCGCTGGCCAGCACCACCAGCTCGTCGGCCACCTCGGCCGCGGCCACCGGCTGGCTGACGAACTCCGGCACGAGGACCACCCGGGGGTCCCGGCCGGGCGCCGCCAGGGCGCCGAGCGCGGCGAGCCCGGGCACGAGCTCGTGGAACTGCGTGGTGCGCAGCAGCGTCCACCCGCCGTCGCGCCGGGTGGTCAGCAGCCGCTCCTGGAGGGCCTTCCCGGCGTAGTAGCCGGCGTCGACGCGCGCCGCGCCGACGATCGACAGCGCCAGGTGGTGCGGGACGCCGGCGGAGCGCCCGGCCTCCAGCAGCGCCGTCGTCGTCGTCCTGAAGAAGGCCCGGCTGCCCGCGGCGGTCTGCGCAGCGGCGCTGGTGGGACCGAGGACGTCGACCACGGCGTCGCAGCCCTCCAGCGCACCGACGAGCGCGGTGCGCGGACCGCGGAGGACGTCGACGCCGGCCGAGCGGCTGAGGACGACGGGCTCGTGGCCCGCCGCCCGCAGCCGCTCGACCACGAGGCGGCCGACGACACCCGTGCCGCCGGCCACCGCGACGCGGCTCACCCTCAGAGCGCGCCGAAGCCGACGCCGCGCTTCTCCTCGGAGCCGATCTCCACGAAGGCGATCGCCGCACCGGGGACCAGCACGGTGCGGCCGCGCTCGTCCTTGAGGGTCAGCGTGGTGCCGCCCTTGAGCGCGGCGCTGACCGCGGCGCTGACGTCGGCGACGCTGTCGTTGGACTCCAGCACCACCTCGCGGGGGCTGTTCTGCACGCCGATCCGGATCTCCACGGGGCCTCCTGTGCTGGATGTGCTGATGGCTGTCCTGCGTGCGCACCGCGTGCGCAGGGCTCCATCCTGCACCGAGGGGTCGTGGGCGCTCGCAGGACGAGTGCTGGCGTTCGCCCTCGCCGAACCCGCCAGGTCTGTGACACTCCGTGAATCGCCCACCACAGGGCGCTCATGCACTGCCGACCACCGCCGGGAGGCGCACGATGACCGGTCAGACGATCGGCCAGACCACCGACCGCACCGCATCGCGCGTCGACGACGTCGTGAGGGTCGCGCTGACCGTGCCGGGTGTCACGGGCGTGCGCGTGCAGCCCGACGCCGACGGCTCGGCCACCGTCCGCCTCGAGCTGGCGCCGGGTGCCGACGAGCAGCAGGTGGCCGCCGCCGTGGAGGCCGCGCTCGAGCGCGACGCCGCCGTCGGCCCGGTCGCTCCCGAGCAGGCGCCCCCGCAGGCTCCCGGCGCCGAGCCCGGCCCCGGGCCGGTGGCGCTCGTCGCTCCGGTCGCCGTCGCGGGCGCTGCCCCGGCTGCCGACGGCGCTCCCGCCCCGGAGGCGCCCGCGCCCCGTGCCGGGGCGCGCGTGCCCATGCCGGCCGTCACCCCTGAGAAGACCGAGCGCGCCGAGCGGCCCGACCGCCCGCGCACGGGTCGCATCTCGGTCCCGCCGCTGAGCGCCTCCTCCGTGGCGGCGACCCCCGCCCCGCAGTGGTTGGGCGACGTCACCCCGGAGCCGAAGGGCGACGGCGGCGAGCGCCTCGTGCTGGAGCGCGTGCAGGTGGTCACCGAGGGCCTGTCCACCACGGCCACCGTGGTGCTGGCCCGGGGTCGTGCCGTGCACACCGGCGTCGCGGAGTCCGCGAACACGCCGGCCGGCGGCCCGCGGGCGCTCGCGTCGGCGACGCTGCGCGCCCTGGAGTCCGCCGCGGGCGGCAGCCTGCGCGCCGAGGTCGAGGCCGTGCGCCCCTGCGAGCTGGACGGCCGCGCCGCCGTCACGGTGATGGTCGGCACGGCGAGCGCTCGCGGCAGCGAGCAGCTGGTCGGCACCGCGCTCGAGGGCGGCTCCCAGCCCGCCGTCGTGAGGGCCGTCCTGGCGGCCTGCAACCGCCGCCTCGCGCCCGACCTGGGCTGACCCGCCCCCTCTCCTCCTCGCACTTTCCGCGGCAAGTGCGTCACTCGCACCACCCATGTCGCACCTTGTGCGGAAAGTGCGACATGGGAGGGCGTGCGAGAGTTGAGCGGTGGAGCCGCTCGTCGAGCCCGGCCCGCCGCTGACCCCCGAGGAGCGCCAGCGGTGGTCGCGCCACCTCCTGCTGCCCAGCGTCGGTGAGCTCGGCCAGCGCCGGCTGCGCGCCGCGCGGGTCGGCGTCGTCGGGGCCGGGGGCCTGGGCTCCCCGGTGCTCGCCTACCTCGCGGCCGCGGGCGTCGGTGAGCTGGTGGTCGTCGACGACGACGTCGTCGAGGCCTCCAACCTCCAGCGGCAGGTGCTGCACGGCGCCTCGGACGTCGGGCGGCCCAAGGTCGACTCCGCCGCCGACGCCCTGGCCCGCCAGGCGCCCTGGACCTCCGTGGTCCGCGCGCCCGAGCGCCTCACCGCCGGCAACGCCGCGCGGCTGCTCGCCGGCTGCCACCTCGTCATCGACGGCGCGGACAACTTCGCCACCCGCTACGCCGTGGCCGACGCCTGCGAGCAGCTGGGGGTGCCGGAGGTGTTCGGGTCGCTGCTGCAGCACGACGCGCAGGTCGCCGTGTTCTGGCCGGGCCACCCCTCGGGGGCCCCGGGCTACCGCGACCTGTTCCCCGCGCCGCCTCCGCCCGGCTCCGTGGCCTCCTGCGCCGAGGCCGGCGTGCTCGGCGCGCTGTGCGGCGTGGTGGGTTCGGTCATGGCCGTCGAGGCGGTGAAGCTGCTGGTGGGAGCGGGGGAGCCGCTGCTCGGCCGGCTGCTGGTCCTCGACGCGATGGCGATGTCCTGGCGGACCGTGCGCGTGCGCGCCTCCGCCGCTCAGGACGACGACGAGCGCGGCGGCGCCCGGGCTGCTGGCGCTGGCGGGCACGGTGCCGCGGTGCCGCAGCCGCGCGCCGAGGAGCCGCTGCCCGCCGACGCCGAGGTCACGCCGCGCGAGCTCGCCGAGGCGCTGGCCGGCGGCGCCGACGTCGTCCTCGTGGACGTGCGGACGGCCGCGGAGCGGTCGCTGGGGTCGCTGCCGGGCGCCATCTCCGTCCCGCTGGAGGACGCCGTGGCCGGGGTCCTGCCGCCGCTGCCGCCGGGGCGCGTGGTGGTGCACTGCCGCTCCGGCGCCCGCTCCGAGCGGGCCGTGCGCGCGCTGCGCGCCGCCGGTCGCACCGAGGTGGCGCACCTGCGCGGGGGCCTGCTGGCGTGGGCCGCAGACGTCGACCCCGGGCTCGTGGTGGCCTGAGCGCCTAGGCTCGTGCGGTGACGACCTCCCTGGCCGCCCCCGGCGCCGAGACGAGCGCGCCCGAGCTCGTGGTGCTCCTCGACGAGCAGCGCCGCCCCGTCGGCAGCACCCCGAAGGCGGGCGTGCACACCTCTGAGACCCCGCTCCACCTGGCGTTCTCCTGCTACGTCAGCGACACCCGCGGCCGGCTGCTCCTGACGCGCCGCGCGGTCTCCAAGCTCACCTGGCCGGGCGTGTGGACCAACTCCGTCTGCGGCCACCCCGCGCCCGGTGAGCCCTTCGAGGACGCCGTGCGCCGCCGCGCCCGCCAGGAGCTGGGCCTGGAGGTCCGTGACCTCGTCGAGCGCCTGCCCGACTTCGCCTACCGCGCAGTCGACGCCTCCGGGGTGGTGGAGAACGAGTTCTGCCCGGTCTTCACCGCCGTGGCCGACGCCGACCCGGTGCCCGACCCCGACGAGGTCGCGGAGTGGGCGTGGGTCGAGTGGGACGACGCCGTGGTCCTCGCCGCGCGCACGCCGTTCGCCATCTCCCCGTGGGCCGTGCTGCAGCTGGGCCAGCTCAGCCAGCTGGAGCTCGGCGCAGGAGCGACCCGCTGACGCCACAGCACCGGCAGCGCCCACCCGGGCGCGCCTACATCGACGACGTCGGCCCCCTGGTCCTGGCCATCCCCGAGGGCATGGCGCTGACGTACGGCGACGTCGCCGAGCTCACCGGCTGGGGCGCCGCCCGCGCGGTCGGTGCGGTGATGAGCCAGCACGGGCACGAGCTGCCCTGGTGGCGCGTCGTACGCGCCGACGGTTCTCTTCCGGAAGGGCTGGTGCCCCGAGCGATGATCCACTGGGCTGACGAGGGGCACCCGCTGGTGCTCGGCACCAGCCGGCTCGACCTGGCGAGGTGCCGCTGGGACGGCCCTGAGGACGCCCCCGCCTGAGGGGGCGTGCGGGAGCGTCAGCCGTCCTGCTGGCGCCCTCGGCCCTGGCCCTGGCCCTGCTGCTCGCCGCTGCGGCCGGGGTTCGTGCCGGCGCCGTCCGCCGCACCTCCACCCGTCCCCTGCCCTCGCCCCTGGCCCTGGCCCTGGCCCTGGCCCTGGCCCTGTTTCGGTTCCGTTCCCGTCGTCTGCTCCTGGGACGACCCCTGTGACGGCTGCGGCGGCGGTTCCTGTCCCCCTCCCTGGCTGGCGGTGGGCTGCCCAGCGCCAGCGTCGTGAGGCTGCTGGGGAGTGCCCTGCGGAGCCGCCGACGCCGAGCTGGTGCCTGCTGGTACTCGCGACGGCGCGTCCGTGGAGGCGCCGGTCGGTTCCCCACCGACGGACCGGGTCGGGGCGGTCGAGGGCGTCTGCGCCGGCGCGCTCGAGGCCGCGGGGCCTGCTGCGCCCCTCAGCACGTCCTCCGGGGACGTCGTCCCAGACGGGGCAGCTGCTGAGGCGAGGCCGGGGGTCGCCTGCTCCTGCGGCCGGGCGGTGACCTGGGCGACGGCAGCGGTCGAGGGACCGTCGGCACTGGTCAGCACCACGGACGTGCTGGGCGGGGCCTGCTCTCCGGTGGGCGCTCCGCCGGTGGTCGTCGAGCTCGTCGACCCCGACGACTCCCGGTCCGGCACCCGGCCCGGCAGCCAGCCGGTGAGGGCCAGGACCACGGCGAGCACTCCCACCGCGAGCGCCGCCGCCCTGCCGCGGTGGCCGCGCCGGGCTCCGCGGCGGAGGGGCACCTGCGCGGTCGGGACGGCGGTGGTGTCGGCGGTCGGCGTGGTCGCCGCGGTGGCGCCCCCCGGCGGGCCCGTGCGCCGTCCCGCTCCGACACCGACGGCGAGGAGGTCCTCCCGGAAGGCGTCGGCGTCGGCGTGCCTGTCGTCGCGGTCCTTGGACAGCGCGGTGAGCACCACCCGGTCGAGGTGCTCGTCGACGGCGCCGTGGTGGTGGCTCGGTGGCGCGGGGAGCTCCCTCACGTGCTGGTACGCCACCGCGAAGGGGGAGTCGCCGACGAAGGGCGGTCGGCCGGTGAGCAGCTCGTGAAGGAGGCAGCCGGTGGAGTACAGGTCGGTGCGGGCGTCGACCCCCTCGCCGCGCGCCTGCTCGGGGGAGAGGTACTGGGCGGTGCCGATGACGGCGCTGGTCTGGGTCATGGTGGCCGTGGAGTCGGCGAGGGCGCGGGCGATGCCGAAGTCCATGACCTTGGTGCCGCCCGAGGGCGTCACCATGACGTTGGCGGGCTTGACGTCGCGGTGGACGATGCCGGCGTCGTGGGCGGCCTGCAGGGCCTTGAGCACACCAGCGGTGATCTCCACGGCGCGCTGCGCGCCCAGCCCGGGCTGTCCGGCCCGGACGGCCTCGTCGAGCAGGTCGCGCACGGTGCGGCCCTCGACGAGCTCCATGACGATGTAGGACGTGCGCACCGGCACCCCGTCGGAACCGGCGGAGACGTCCTCGCCGGCGTCGTAGACGGCGACGATCCCCGGGTGGTTCAGGAGCGCCGTCGACTGGGCCTCACGGCGGAACCGGGCCAGGAAGACGGGGTCGCGCGCCACGTCGGAGCGCAGCAGCTTGATGGCGACCCGGCGGTCGAGGCGCTGGTCGCGCCCGGCGTGGACCTCGGCCATGCCACCGCGTCCCAGCAGCTCGCCCAGCTCGTAGCGGCCGCTGAGCACGCGCACGGTCCCGCTCACGGCCACCTCTTCCGACTCCTCGGGACCTCAGCGGTCCCACTGGCCCTCGGGCGCCACCGGTCGCGGGCGGTCCCGCACCGGGCCCTCGTGCTCGCCGTGAGCCTCTCGCACCGCGGGCGGCGGTGCCCACTCGAGGAGCTCGACCGGTGCTCCACCGGCGGAGCACCCGGCCCCTGGGCCGTGCTGTCGGTGGTGCGTGGCACGGTCGTGCCATGACCGCCGTCGCCGTCCCGCGCTTCGTGCGCGGTGCGTCGTCGACGACGGCGGGGAGCGCGCCCGCGGCGCCCGCCCTCGACGCCGTGCAGCGGCGCGTGGCCGAGCACCCGGCCGGCGGTGGACCGCTCGTCGTCCTGGGGGCCCCTGGCACCGGCAAGACGACGGCGCTCCTGGAGGCGCTGGTGACCCGGGTCGAGCGCGACGGCGCCGACCCGTCCTCCCTGCTCGTGCTGGCCCCCTCGCGCCGTGCAGCGGCGTCCCTGCGCGACCGCGTGAGCTCCCGCCTGGGCCGCACGACCACCGAGGCGCTGGTCC comes from the Quadrisphaera setariae genome and includes:
- a CDS encoding RecB family exonuclease, encoding MPVRLFRCTPTKLTTFEDCPRRYRFTYLDRPTPQRGGAFAHTSVGAAVHTALARWWDQPLERRTPERAAQLVTEAWGAWPTPASGGFRDAEQSQAQRLRAEAGVAAYAARLDPRAEPVGVERTVGTPTAALAFSGRVDRIDRRPRPEGDGDEPVVVDYKLGRRVPDDDDARSSLALGLYALATGRTLRTRCRRVELHHVPSGTVAAAEHTSTSLERVVRRAESIASDAVRAEAALAAGADPDEAFPTAPSALCAWCDFRPSCPTGQRTAPAAEPWAALDPA
- a CDS encoding oxygenase MpaB family protein, which codes for MDDQRGDRDDDDGLFGPSSATWELHTDPMIGPAGLRALVLQALHPLAMHVVAKHSTFKQETWQRLHRTGEYVDATTFGSTRTAHRAAARVRAIHARISGVDPETGLEYRADDEDLLLYIHCALVDSILDVVSRSRPPREALSDATADRYVAEQVVSAELVGVRPEVVPASRSDLAAYFDEVRPHLRVTREAREAATYVVAPPMEAKTLLTTPVAPVWFGVASTAVASLPGWARRMYALPEVPGTGPSVEAATTAALRGLRIALVRSAGKVPGVEQSEHRKRAVQRLAEAS
- a CDS encoding Rieske 2Fe-2S domain-containing protein, which gives rise to MVEHQPADTPDAGPGPSAVSPRPLLLRVLDAPVHWAWLDPLASPLRDLVHRVEPRWLADLLHGTPIGHPLHPILAQAVVGTWTSSALVDALTLTGLVPDDLEEGAEAASTTLAATGLAAALPTIASGWTDWSDLHEDQQRLGLVHAAGNYAATAMVALSLVQRWRGRRTSGRLWSLAALTTATAGAALGGHLAYRWAAGASHAEHVPHVAPEGWYRVAAWDDLEVDAPTKAQLGDVPVVVVRTRTGVTVLADSCSHLAASLSGGQVVRERGEDCLVCPWHGSTFRLSDGSAVHGPATAPQPVLASRVEPDGTVLARVVELPGVSASPGLPARAG
- a CDS encoding DEAD/DEAH box helicase, which gives rise to MPTDAQTAVDGEQVEVVAASDADRSTLPEDAILAGDDETPTVEVLAQKSFADYGVEPKIVAALDRAGITHPFPIQAMTLPVALAGHDIIGQAKTGTGKTLGFGVPVIQRVTGPGEDGWDALEAPGKPQALVVVPTRELAVQVARDLERAATDRAARVLVIYGGRAFEPQVEALQRGVEVVVGTPGRLLDLAQQGHLSLAAARAVVLDEADEMLDLGFLPDVEKLLAQTPAGRQTLLFSATMPGPVVAMARRYMSQPTHIRAADPDDDGATVKATTQYIYRAHAMDKVEVLARILQADGRGLTIVFARTKRTAAKVADDLVERGFAAAPLHGDLGQGAREQALRAFRNGKVDVLVATDVAARGIDVSDVTHVVNYQCPEDEKTYLHRIGRTGRAGATGTAVTFVDWDDLHRWTMIDRTLDLGIPEPVETYSTSPHLYEDLGIPAGTKGRLPRAARTRAGLDAEELEDLGETGRRNGGRDGERGGRDGGRGGRGGRDGGRDGGRGRGGERSDRPERTERAERPARPERPERVEGSEESQDGSGEGRPRRRRRRGGSGADQSGAAAAATTEEGTSLVTSEGGEPTTLDQIALPDRSGGDGGTGPDGEGAEGAPRRRRRRGGRGRGRAGQASGETGAEGASESAGEGSSESAPADA
- a CDS encoding ferritin-like fold-containing protein, with product MTPPRLSRNSDGPGGTAAGGRGGGALQAEVDLLGALAYGELTGFLRLSAHADKAPTLEQTAEVGALAVEEFRHYTLLVERLRSLGADPQAAMRPFVAAVDAYHERTTPNDWLEGLLKAYVGEGIATDFYREVAAFAPAPTRELVEKLLDETSGAEFVVGAVREATERDPRVAGRLALWGRRLVGEALSQAQRVAADRDSLTVLLVEGGGAGTDLVAIGKMFNRLTENHVRRMLRLGLTA
- a CDS encoding SDR family oxidoreductase — encoded protein: MSRVAVAGGTGVVGRLVVERLRAAGHEPVVLSRSAGVDVLRGPRTALVGALEGCDAVVDVLGPTSAAAQTAAGSRAFFRTTTTALLEAGRSAGVPHHLALSIVGAARVDAGYYAGKALQERLLTTRRDGGWTLLRTTQFHELVPGLAALGALAAPGRDPRVVLVPEFVSQPVAAAEVADELVVLASGQPRGAVRDLAGPRVEVMADLVRRWLRAQGREARVVQVPLPGAFGAGLRRGLALPGPWARLGRQTFADWLAAQR
- a CDS encoding DUF3107 domain-containing protein; the encoded protein is MEIRIGVQNSPREVVLESNDSVADVSAAVSAALKGGTTLTLKDERGRTVLVPGAAIAFVEIGSEEKRGVGFGAL
- a CDS encoding ThiF family adenylyltransferase, coding for MEPLVEPGPPLTPEERQRWSRHLLLPSVGELGQRRLRAARVGVVGAGGLGSPVLAYLAAAGVGELVVVDDDVVEASNLQRQVLHGASDVGRPKVDSAADALARQAPWTSVVRAPERLTAGNAARLLAGCHLVIDGADNFATRYAVADACEQLGVPEVFGSLLQHDAQVAVFWPGHPSGAPGYRDLFPAPPPPGSVASCAEAGVLGALCGVVGSVMAVEAVKLLVGAGEPLLGRLLVLDAMAMSWRTVRVRASAAQDDDERGGARAAGAGGHGAAVPQPRAEEPLPADAEVTPRELAEALAGGADVVLVDVRTAAERSLGSLPGAISVPLEDAVAGVLPPLPPGRVVVHCRSGARSERAVRALRAAGRTEVAHLRGGLLAWAADVDPGLVVA
- the idi gene encoding isopentenyl-diphosphate Delta-isomerase, with product MTTSLAAPGAETSAPELVVLLDEQRRPVGSTPKAGVHTSETPLHLAFSCYVSDTRGRLLLTRRAVSKLTWPGVWTNSVCGHPAPGEPFEDAVRRRARQELGLEVRDLVERLPDFAYRAVDASGVVENEFCPVFTAVADADPVPDPDEVAEWAWVEWDDAVVLAARTPFAISPWAVLQLGQLSQLELGAGATR